A DNA window from Corynebacterium ciconiae DSM 44920 contains the following coding sequences:
- a CDS encoding PspC domain-containing protein translates to MMFSHAKWYRTDRNKQIAGVCAGVAEVYGLPARRIRMFYTLALLCGIPMFLVYLLQWMIYPKR, encoded by the coding sequence ATGATGTTTTCTCACGCTAAGTGGTATCGCACCGACCGCAACAAGCAGATAGCGGGCGTCTGCGCCGGTGTGGCTGAGGTCTATGGTCTCCCCGCGCGGCGGATCCGAATGTTCTACACTCTCGCATTGCTCTGTGGCATTCCGATGTTTCTCGTCTACCTACTCCAGTGGATGATCTACCCAAAGAGGTAA
- a CDS encoding Eco57I restriction-modification methylase domain-containing protein, producing MASFDSIANVDEWISDYYLTNDETKGDSFGRRAEAAVKAWKAADKESATATSPWGRLSAQRNELQTALSTIDPASSSTVEAAATAIESAFGYPHPAELEVPTSAGTLAFTGCLQHKAAIVRISPITHIDQLVEATPLIAPRLDGTEVEWTATKLVTELFLSEEQPAFIVLIAGSWVILAERDSWPLGRYFGVDVALAAERNNTKNKGELQQVCAALAWENITCAPDCTTWWLETLTQSREHAVRVSESLRQAIKESIEVIGNDVLDRHREQRLPMDLDGNELAKQSLRYLYRILFLLFAEASPELQILPTGVPEYDEGYGLSNLRDQILVEPPTERAARGTYLYDSLDLLFSLVDQGHDPLDSSAPLFDATAGAEGLHFRNLAADLFKPDATAYISRVKLSNAALHIVLQNLLLTRETAGRERGFVSYATLGVTQLGQVYEGLMSYTGFIADQELLEVAPHGDPSKGSWVVPESLASTLPKDSFVQEQINDVSGTRTRNRRHRAGSFVYRQSSRDRERSASFYSPPVITEFTVGQAIEELRSSGRINCADDVLSLSICEPAMGSGAFAVEAVNQLAELYISLKQEELSEQIPAESLTEELQKVKASIALHQVYGVDLNRTAVELAEISLWLNTMTADLKAPWFGLHLRHGNSLIGATRSTVPTDTLTTKSYLSELPTHHSVESVSASIASQTSDPALGSRVHHFLVPALGWGAASESKDLKAMAPEQVKAMKAWRKSVQKGFTKKQAKQLHELSERVEVLWRFALVRLRIAEQQARRAITVWGQPEQHSSSVISREQIERELFGNLNGSYQRLRLIMNAWNALWFWPLNETESLPSREEWLSMLIDALGTANDAFTSGEKQAEGFGFSMDWEDLDFIEDLEFKASGAMKHEALMEAHPWLATVERVSSEQNFFHWDLDFAAVMAEGGFDFQIGNPPWVRPRTDFDALLSEHDPWFKLAHKPTQAAKKQRREELIEQPAVLATLARGLGETVVTAEVLGDITRYPHLAKQQPDLYRGFMERTWANASNDGVISLIHPESHFTEKKAAPLRAGAYRRLRRHWQFINSLMLFDVHDLVRYGIHVYSSPQEDPHFLSANSLYHPKSVSDSFKHDGSGELPGFKDDSDNWDLRPHRDRIATVDKDTLEVWKSVLEDPATPLLETRMVYTVNTEAAAVLEKLAAAPRIASLGLQFSRGWDESIDKKKGYFDSSWQHADSWSDVILQGPHLGVSTPMIKQPNPTMKHNQDWSEVDLEAMPEDFIPATAYLPNRGKEDYDSAYGCWDTEQKPINGSFRVSWRNMAATTGFRTLYPALIPPGSTHVHTVTSAGPLTGQRSLISAAFGSAFLVDFFIRSTGMGHIGADSFSSLPLGHENALWPIAARRYLELNCLTRAYAPLWEQITGEEWTSNTPLRNAKQRWHAQNEIDAIVALSLGVSADELCMIYRTQFPVMRRYDEQDLFDAHGRKVPKEIVKLHEKLAFGAELSAAERTWTHPQSEVSYTFEYPFASLDREADLRAAYEAFSKEL from the coding sequence ATGGCTTCTTTCGATTCCATCGCCAATGTTGATGAGTGGATCAGCGATTACTACCTCACTAATGACGAAACCAAGGGCGATTCCTTTGGCCGGCGCGCCGAGGCTGCCGTCAAGGCGTGGAAGGCCGCTGATAAAGAATCGGCTACCGCCACCTCCCCGTGGGGCCGGCTGAGCGCGCAGCGCAATGAGCTGCAAACGGCGCTCTCGACCATCGATCCGGCTAGCTCCTCCACAGTGGAGGCGGCAGCTACAGCCATCGAGTCCGCGTTCGGCTATCCGCACCCCGCGGAACTCGAGGTGCCCACCAGCGCAGGCACCTTGGCGTTTACCGGTTGCCTCCAGCACAAGGCCGCCATCGTCCGCATCTCCCCGATCACCCATATCGATCAGCTCGTAGAGGCCACCCCGCTTATCGCCCCGCGCCTAGACGGCACTGAAGTGGAGTGGACGGCCACCAAGCTGGTGACGGAGCTGTTCCTCAGCGAGGAGCAGCCCGCCTTCATCGTGCTGATCGCCGGCTCCTGGGTGATCCTCGCCGAGCGCGATTCGTGGCCGCTCGGTCGGTATTTCGGTGTGGATGTGGCGCTTGCCGCCGAGCGCAATAACACCAAGAACAAGGGCGAGCTGCAGCAGGTCTGTGCCGCATTGGCGTGGGAAAACATCACCTGCGCCCCCGATTGCACCACCTGGTGGCTCGAGACTCTCACCCAGTCCCGTGAACACGCCGTGCGGGTGAGCGAGAGCCTCCGCCAGGCCATCAAGGAATCCATCGAGGTCATCGGCAATGATGTGCTGGATCGTCACCGCGAGCAGCGCCTGCCCATGGATCTCGACGGCAATGAGCTGGCCAAGCAGTCTCTGCGCTACCTCTACCGCATTCTCTTCCTCCTCTTCGCCGAGGCCTCCCCCGAGCTGCAGATCCTGCCCACTGGGGTGCCTGAGTATGACGAAGGCTATGGTCTGTCGAACTTGCGCGACCAGATCCTCGTAGAGCCGCCTACCGAGCGCGCCGCCCGCGGCACCTACCTCTACGACAGCCTCGATCTGCTCTTCTCTTTGGTGGATCAGGGCCACGATCCCCTCGATTCCTCTGCGCCGCTTTTCGACGCCACAGCGGGCGCCGAGGGCCTTCACTTCAGAAATCTCGCCGCGGATCTGTTCAAGCCGGACGCCACCGCCTACATCTCTCGGGTCAAGCTCTCTAACGCCGCCCTGCACATAGTGCTGCAGAACCTGTTGCTCACCCGTGAAACTGCGGGCCGTGAGCGTGGTTTCGTCTCCTACGCCACCTTGGGTGTCACCCAACTCGGCCAGGTGTATGAGGGCCTGATGTCCTACACCGGCTTCATCGCCGATCAGGAGCTGCTGGAGGTCGCACCCCATGGCGATCCTTCGAAGGGATCGTGGGTGGTGCCCGAGTCTCTGGCCTCTACCCTGCCCAAGGACAGCTTCGTCCAGGAGCAGATCAATGATGTCTCCGGCACCCGCACCCGCAATCGACGCCACCGCGCCGGCTCTTTTGTCTACCGCCAGTCTTCGCGAGACAGGGAGCGCTCGGCATCCTTTTATTCCCCGCCGGTGATCACCGAGTTCACTGTGGGCCAAGCCATCGAAGAGCTTCGTAGTTCTGGACGCATCAACTGCGCCGATGATGTATTGAGCTTGAGTATCTGCGAGCCCGCCATGGGCTCGGGCGCCTTCGCCGTGGAGGCGGTAAACCAGCTCGCGGAGCTCTACATCAGCCTCAAGCAGGAGGAGCTCAGTGAGCAGATCCCCGCCGAGTCCCTCACCGAGGAACTGCAGAAAGTGAAGGCCTCCATCGCCCTGCACCAGGTGTATGGAGTGGACCTCAACCGCACCGCGGTGGAGCTCGCCGAGATCTCCCTCTGGCTTAACACCATGACCGCCGATCTGAAGGCCCCCTGGTTCGGCCTGCACCTGCGCCACGGCAACTCGCTCATTGGCGCCACCCGCTCCACGGTGCCGACAGACACCCTCACCACCAAGAGCTACCTTTCGGAGCTTCCCACCCATCACAGCGTGGAATCCGTTTCTGCATCCATCGCTTCCCAGACCTCGGATCCGGCACTCGGTTCTAGGGTGCACCACTTCCTTGTGCCCGCCCTTGGCTGGGGTGCCGCCAGCGAATCCAAGGATCTCAAGGCCATGGCCCCCGAGCAGGTCAAGGCCATGAAGGCGTGGCGAAAGTCCGTGCAGAAGGGCTTCACCAAGAAGCAGGCAAAGCAACTGCACGAGCTTAGTGAGCGCGTGGAGGTGCTGTGGCGCTTCGCCCTAGTGCGCCTGCGCATCGCCGAACAGCAGGCCCGGCGCGCCATCACTGTGTGGGGCCAGCCGGAGCAGCACAGCTCCAGTGTGATCAGCCGCGAACAGATCGAACGCGAACTCTTCGGCAATCTCAATGGCTCCTACCAGCGCCTCCGACTGATCATGAACGCATGGAACGCGCTGTGGTTCTGGCCCTTGAATGAAACAGAGTCCCTGCCCAGCCGCGAGGAGTGGCTGAGCATGCTTATCGACGCTCTGGGCACCGCCAACGATGCCTTCACCTCCGGCGAAAAGCAGGCCGAAGGCTTCGGCTTTTCCATGGACTGGGAGGATCTGGACTTTATCGAAGACCTCGAGTTCAAAGCCTCCGGCGCCATGAAGCACGAGGCCCTCATGGAAGCCCACCCGTGGCTTGCCACCGTCGAGCGGGTGAGCTCCGAGCAGAACTTCTTCCACTGGGACCTCGACTTCGCCGCTGTGATGGCCGAAGGCGGCTTCGACTTCCAGATCGGCAACCCGCCGTGGGTGCGGCCCCGTACCGACTTTGATGCCCTCTTGTCCGAGCACGATCCGTGGTTCAAGCTTGCGCATAAACCCACGCAGGCAGCGAAGAAGCAGCGCCGCGAGGAACTCATCGAGCAGCCTGCTGTGCTAGCAACGCTCGCCCGCGGATTGGGCGAGACCGTGGTGACCGCCGAGGTTCTAGGCGATATCACCCGCTATCCCCACTTGGCTAAGCAGCAGCCAGATCTTTACCGAGGCTTCATGGAACGTACCTGGGCCAATGCCAGCAATGATGGCGTGATCTCCCTGATCCACCCCGAATCCCACTTCACCGAAAAGAAGGCAGCGCCCCTGCGTGCTGGGGCCTATCGGCGCTTGCGCCGTCACTGGCAATTCATCAACTCTCTAATGCTCTTCGATGTCCACGATCTCGTCCGGTATGGCATCCACGTGTATTCATCCCCTCAGGAGGATCCTCACTTTCTCTCTGCCAACTCTCTCTACCACCCCAAGAGCGTGAGCGACTCTTTCAAACACGATGGCAGTGGCGAGCTTCCAGGTTTTAAGGATGATAGCGACAACTGGGATCTGCGTCCTCACCGCGACCGCATCGCCACAGTAGATAAAGACACCCTCGAGGTGTGGAAGTCCGTCCTCGAGGATCCCGCTACTCCCCTGCTTGAGACCCGCATGGTCTATACGGTGAACACCGAGGCCGCCGCAGTGCTTGAGAAACTCGCGGCAGCGCCGCGTATCGCTTCTCTTGGATTGCAATTCTCCCGAGGCTGGGACGAATCAATCGATAAAAAGAAGGGCTATTTCGATAGCTCATGGCAGCATGCAGACTCGTGGTCGGATGTAATTCTGCAGGGGCCGCACCTTGGTGTGTCCACGCCCATGATTAAGCAGCCCAATCCCACGATGAAGCACAACCAAGACTGGTCCGAGGTGGATCTCGAGGCCATGCCGGAGGACTTCATTCCTGCCACGGCCTATTTGCCCAACCGCGGGAAGGAAGATTACGACTCTGCCTACGGGTGTTGGGATACGGAGCAAAAGCCCATTAACGGCAGCTTTCGCGTGAGCTGGCGCAATATGGCGGCGACCACTGGTTTCAGAACACTGTATCCGGCGCTCATTCCTCCAGGCTCCACCCACGTTCATACCGTCACTTCAGCTGGCCCACTCACAGGTCAGCGATCGCTGATCTCTGCTGCTTTTGGCAGTGCGTTTCTTGTGGATTTCTTCATACGATCAACAGGGATGGGGCATATTGGCGCAGACAGCTTCAGTTCCCTCCCTCTCGGCCACGAGAACGCTCTCTGGCCTATCGCTGCTCGCCGCTATTTGGAGTTGAACTGCCTTACTCGTGCTTATGCGCCGTTGTGGGAGCAGATTACGGGTGAGGAGTGGACCTCAAACACTCCGCTGCGGAATGCGAAGCAGCGCTGGCATGCGCAGAACGAGATTGATGCGATTGTGGCGTTGTCTTTGGGGGTGAGTGCGGATGAGTTGTGCATGATTTATCGCACCCAGTTCCCGGTGATGCGCCGTTATGATGAGCAGGATCTCTTCGATGCCCATGGCCGTAAGGTGCCGAAGGAGATTGTGAAGCTGCACGAGAAGCTTGCTTTCGGCGCGGAGCTCAGCGCTGCTGAGCGCACGTGGACGCACCCGCAGTCTGAGGTGTCCTATACCTTCGAGTATCCCTTTGCCTCGCTGGATCGTGAAGCTGATCTGCGGGCCGCCTATGAGGCTTTTTCTAAGGAGTTGTAG
- the wzt gene encoding galactan export ABC transporter ATP-binding subunit Wzt/RfbE: protein MVSIDTYNACVDFPIFDAKTRSLKKAALGAAGGIIGKNDSNVVVVEALRDINLHLQEGDRVGLVGHNGAGKSTLLRLLSGIYEPTRGSAHVRGRVAPVFDLGVGMDPEISGYENIIIRGLFLGQTRQQMKKKMDEIAEFSDLGDYLAMPLRTYSTGMRIRLALGVVTSIEPEILLLDEGIGAVDAEFMAKARKRLQELVKRSGILVFASHSNDFLAQLCDTALWIDHGTIKQAGTVPDVVEAYEGKGAADHVRRLLADIEGSESSE from the coding sequence ATGGTCTCTATTGATACCTACAATGCTTGCGTTGATTTCCCTATCTTCGATGCCAAAACCCGCTCTTTAAAGAAGGCAGCCCTCGGCGCCGCCGGTGGCATCATTGGCAAGAATGACTCCAATGTGGTGGTCGTGGAGGCGCTGCGCGATATCAATCTGCATTTGCAGGAGGGCGACCGCGTGGGTTTGGTGGGCCACAATGGCGCCGGTAAGTCCACGCTGCTGCGGCTGCTCTCTGGGATCTATGAGCCCACCCGCGGCTCGGCGCATGTGCGCGGCCGGGTCGCGCCCGTCTTCGATCTGGGTGTGGGCATGGATCCGGAGATTTCGGGCTATGAAAACATCATCATCCGCGGGCTGTTTTTGGGCCAGACTCGCCAGCAGATGAAAAAGAAGATGGATGAGATCGCCGAGTTCTCGGATCTGGGCGATTATCTGGCGATGCCGCTGCGCACCTATTCCACCGGTATGCGTATTCGCTTGGCACTGGGTGTGGTCACCTCGATCGAGCCGGAGATTCTGCTGCTGGATGAGGGCATCGGTGCGGTGGATGCGGAGTTTATGGCCAAGGCCCGCAAGCGTCTGCAGGAGCTGGTGAAGCGCTCCGGTATTTTGGTGTTTGCCTCGCACTCGAATGACTTTTTGGCCCAGCTTTGCGATACGGCACTGTGGATTGATCACGGCACTATCAAGCAGGCCGGCACGGTGCCGGATGTGGTGGAGGCCTATGAGGGCAAGGGCGCGGCCGATCATGTGCGCCGCCTGCTCGCCGATATCGAGGGCTCGGAGTCCTCGGAGTAA
- a CDS encoding GtrA family protein has protein sequence MPSVEGLEAGALAPSGTSLQVQAVKFIVSGGLSAVVDLGLTYLLHIVFGVDKNLGRLVGFIFGTLTAYMINRRWTFQAEPSAKRFTAVAILYTITAVVNLGFFAVGYSIFFDWGWGERLSTVAAFVIAQGTATVINFIVQRLWIFKVS, from the coding sequence CTGCCCTCCGTCGAGGGCCTCGAAGCTGGCGCCCTAGCGCCCAGCGGCACCTCGCTGCAGGTGCAGGCCGTGAAGTTCATTGTCTCCGGTGGCTTGTCGGCAGTGGTGGATTTGGGCCTGACCTATCTGCTGCACATCGTCTTCGGCGTGGACAAAAACCTCGGCCGCTTGGTGGGCTTCATCTTCGGCACCCTCACCGCCTACATGATCAACCGTCGCTGGACCTTCCAAGCCGAGCCCTCAGCCAAGCGCTTCACCGCCGTGGCCATCCTCTACACCATCACCGCCGTGGTGAACCTCGGCTTCTTCGCCGTGGGCTACAGCATCTTCTTCGACTGGGGCTGGGGCGAGCGGCTCTCTACCGTGGCGGCCTTCGTGATCGCCCAAGGCACCGCCACGGTGATCAACTTCATCGTCCAGCGGCTCTGGATTTTCAAGGTGAGCTAA
- a CDS encoding YgaP-like transmembrane domain, whose amino-acid sequence MSKYGKKNVGEEDRKVRYGVAGALALAGLAVKGKGAKVGLLGAAAGIGATAYAGSCPIYSFLGVNSAA is encoded by the coding sequence ATGAGCAAATACGGCAAGAAAAACGTTGGTGAAGAAGACCGCAAGGTTCGTTATGGGGTCGCCGGTGCCTTGGCTCTCGCCGGCCTCGCTGTGAAGGGGAAGGGGGCCAAGGTTGGTCTGCTCGGTGCCGCTGCTGGCATCGGTGCTACCGCCTACGCGGGCAGCTGCCCGATCTACAGTTTCCTCGGCGTCAACTCCGCTGCCTAG
- a CDS encoding DEAD/DEAH box helicase has translation MTQPSTAAPSTPSGFSPTSGPSPQAEPRDLSYFDQLAPGVTVEVRNESWLVTHVARSTDGFRIKVRGLSDYVRDSTATFFTALDDVRIFDPAAVTPVPDNSPHFRHSKLWLESTMRQTPVPLRQQELDVATRMLADPLDYQLAAVRKALDPDRVQPRILLADAVGLGKTLEIGMIAAELIRRGRGERILVVTPKHVLEQFQQELWTRFAIPLVRLDSVGIQKVRQKLPASKNPFTYFPRVIVSMDTLKSPKYLAQLEKVNWDIVIVDEIHNATNAGTHNNRLVRTLAPRTDALILASATPHNGDPDSFKEILRLLDPLSVSPSGEIDEAAANDLIIRRHRNSTEVASVVGDKWAIREEPTNILIEASEDENAVARELNETWVSTKLAGDLFPWTLVKAYLSSPAALLETIDNRIRTLTNTQSPTADTNAATQVQSLQHLRELAERVTPDNSNKYFHLVDYLANEVDIKKGSSQRVVIFSERVATLHFLEENLTKDLKLGKGAVRVMHGGMSDVEQMELIDEFKRADSAVRVLVTGDVASEGVNLHSQCHHLVHYDIPWSLIRIQQRNGRIDRYGQTNPPQIATLLLDPEEGIGETHVLEKLVEREHAAHQFLGDASLLMGKHSIRGEEDSVRDILRGRRDLDSTIRTAEEVVRDARERATHHAERHTAAHNGTNTNDASTNTPSHSHTPAASTPDSAADTTAVDDLWAMINSGTLMLEEEPEKPQASSTSRSLFDSEQDYLVQALAEAFHDVASESPARGGVAMELHDNDTMELTPPRDLQRRFDLLPQDYVEYRQVKKRLMLATSTPRGESQLQAARERDAKTWPKAHFLGPLHPVSDWAADRALSSMSKSEIPAFTGAVDQLTVLLMATLTSSRGQVVTRSFLLGTPGQFGLDVPEGLPGAVVETITDPIATLREIGLNEQAISTGSLTIPPETNRLIRAALDAAETHVDAIRAAGSAETTQRVDAWSKRAAEWESAAAHVSGRAGRSLAVVKQQEEILKATRPQRSLIRPLAVIIPSVSPSA, from the coding sequence ATGACTCAGCCCTCCACCGCGGCCCCCAGCACACCGTCCGGCTTCTCGCCCACATCGGGGCCATCGCCTCAGGCAGAGCCTCGTGACCTCAGCTATTTCGACCAGCTGGCGCCCGGTGTCACCGTGGAGGTGCGCAATGAGTCTTGGCTTGTCACACACGTGGCCCGCTCCACCGATGGCTTCCGCATCAAGGTCCGGGGCTTAAGCGACTATGTGCGCGATTCCACCGCTACCTTCTTCACAGCCCTCGACGATGTCCGTATCTTCGACCCCGCAGCGGTCACCCCCGTGCCGGATAACTCCCCGCATTTTCGGCATTCGAAGCTGTGGCTGGAGTCCACGATGCGCCAAACCCCGGTGCCGCTGCGCCAGCAGGAGCTGGATGTAGCCACCCGCATGCTGGCCGATCCGCTTGATTATCAGCTAGCCGCGGTGCGCAAGGCGCTCGACCCTGACCGGGTGCAGCCTCGCATATTGCTTGCCGACGCCGTCGGCTTAGGCAAGACCCTCGAAATCGGAATGATCGCCGCCGAGTTGATTCGCCGTGGCCGCGGGGAGCGCATTCTGGTGGTCACCCCGAAGCATGTGCTGGAGCAGTTCCAGCAGGAGCTGTGGACACGTTTCGCTATCCCGCTGGTACGTCTTGATTCTGTTGGTATCCAGAAGGTGCGCCAGAAGCTGCCGGCCAGTAAGAATCCCTTCACGTATTTCCCGCGCGTGATTGTCTCGATGGACACGTTGAAGTCCCCGAAGTATCTCGCCCAGCTGGAGAAGGTGAACTGGGACATCGTGATTGTGGATGAGATCCACAACGCCACTAATGCCGGCACCCACAATAACCGGCTGGTGCGCACCCTCGCGCCGCGCACGGACGCGCTGATTCTCGCCTCGGCCACCCCGCACAATGGTGACCCAGATTCCTTCAAGGAGATCCTCCGCCTGCTGGATCCTTTATCGGTGAGCCCCAGCGGGGAGATCGATGAGGCCGCGGCCAATGACCTCATTATTCGCCGCCACCGCAATTCCACGGAGGTTGCCTCCGTAGTCGGCGATAAGTGGGCAATCCGTGAGGAACCCACCAATATCCTCATCGAGGCCTCGGAGGATGAAAACGCCGTGGCCCGCGAGCTCAACGAAACGTGGGTGAGCACCAAGTTAGCTGGTGACCTCTTCCCCTGGACTCTCGTGAAAGCCTATCTCTCCTCCCCTGCGGCGCTGCTTGAGACCATCGATAATCGCATCCGCACACTCACCAACACCCAGAGCCCCACCGCGGACACGAACGCCGCCACCCAGGTCCAGTCCTTGCAGCACCTGCGGGAGCTGGCCGAGCGCGTCACCCCTGATAACTCCAACAAGTACTTCCACTTGGTGGACTATCTCGCCAACGAGGTGGACATTAAGAAGGGCTCGTCTCAGCGAGTGGTGATCTTCTCTGAGCGGGTGGCCACCCTGCACTTCTTGGAAGAGAACCTGACTAAGGATCTCAAGCTGGGCAAGGGCGCGGTAAGGGTCATGCATGGCGGCATGTCTGATGTGGAGCAGATGGAGCTGATCGATGAGTTCAAGCGCGCCGATTCCGCGGTGCGGGTGCTCGTCACAGGCGATGTGGCCAGTGAGGGTGTGAACCTACACAGCCAGTGCCACCACTTGGTGCACTATGACATCCCGTGGTCCTTGATTCGTATCCAGCAGCGCAATGGCCGTATTGATCGCTATGGCCAAACCAACCCGCCGCAGATCGCTACCCTGCTGCTGGATCCAGAGGAGGGTATTGGCGAAACCCACGTGCTGGAAAAGCTCGTGGAGCGTGAGCACGCCGCCCACCAATTCCTAGGCGATGCCTCCCTGCTGATGGGGAAGCACTCCATCCGCGGCGAGGAAGATAGTGTCCGCGATATTCTGCGAGGTCGCCGTGATCTCGATTCCACGATCCGCACTGCGGAGGAGGTCGTGCGCGACGCCCGCGAGCGCGCCACCCACCACGCAGAGCGCCACACCGCCGCGCACAACGGCACCAACACAAACGACGCCAGCACCAACACCCCCAGCCACAGCCACACCCCCGCCGCTAGCACCCCAGACTCCGCAGCGGACACCACGGCCGTGGATGATCTCTGGGCCATGATCAATAGCGGCACACTGATGCTCGAGGAGGAGCCAGAGAAGCCGCAGGCGTCGTCTACCTCTCGTAGTTTGTTCGACAGCGAGCAGGATTATCTTGTTCAGGCCCTCGCCGAGGCCTTCCACGATGTCGCCTCGGAATCCCCAGCGCGCGGCGGGGTGGCGATGGAGCTGCACGATAATGACACGATGGAGCTCACTCCCCCGCGGGATCTGCAGCGCCGTTTCGATCTGTTGCCCCAGGACTATGTGGAGTATCGCCAGGTGAAGAAGCGGCTGATGCTGGCCACCTCTACGCCTCGCGGCGAGTCGCAGCTGCAGGCCGCCCGTGAGCGTGATGCCAAGACGTGGCCGAAGGCGCACTTTTTGGGCCCGCTGCATCCGGTGTCTGATTGGGCGGCGGATCGCGCTTTGTCCTCGATGTCTAAGTCGGAAATTCCGGCCTTTACCGGGGCGGTGGATCAGCTCACGGTGCTGTTGATGGCCACGCTGACGAGCTCTCGCGGCCAGGTGGTCACCCGCTCCTTCCTGTTAGGCACGCCCGGCCAGTTCGGCCTGGATGTGCCCGAAGGCCTGCCTGGGGCTGTAGTGGAAACGATCACTGATCCCATCGCCACGTTGCGGGAGATCGGTTTGAATGAGCAGGCTATTTCCACCGGTTCGCTCACCATCCCGCCGGAGACCAACCGCCTGATTCGCGCGGCGCTCGATGCCGCCGAGACGCATGTGGATGCCATCCGGGCAGCCGGTTCGGCTGAGACCACCCAGCGGGTGGATGCGTGGTCGAAGCGGGCCGCCGAGTGGGAAAGCGCCGCCGCCCATGTCTCTGGCCGGGCGGGGCGATCGCTTGCTGTGGTCAAGCAGCAGGAAGAGATCCTAAAGGCTACGCGCCCGCAGCGTTCTCTCATTCGCCCTTTGGCTGTCATCATTCCTTCTGTCTCCCCCAGCGCATAA
- the glfT1 gene encoding galactofuranosyltransferase GlfT1: protein MPLHSTDSIAAVIVTHHRAELLRHSLEIVAAQTHPLTHIIVVDNGAEDAVRELVEEIAGERGVYLPSRTNLGGAGGFAYGFLTALALGVDGIWCADDDGRPENTEVLATLLRCAEKHGLDEVSPVVCNLEQPDKLAFPLRRGVEWRRFRSELGEEDLLEGIASLFNGAVISRAATERIGVPDLRLFIRGDEVEYHRRLARSGLRFGTCLQAAYLHPDGSEEFKPILGGRMHTQYPDNESKRFFTYRNRGYLMNQPGMRKLLPQEYARFGWFFLIQRRDPRGFWEWFKLHQLGRRERFERP, encoded by the coding sequence ATGCCGCTGCACTCTACCGATTCCATCGCCGCTGTTATTGTCACCCACCACCGCGCCGAGCTGCTGCGCCACTCGCTTGAGATCGTGGCTGCGCAAACCCATCCATTGACGCACATCATCGTGGTGGATAATGGCGCCGAGGATGCGGTGCGTGAGCTGGTGGAGGAGATCGCCGGCGAGCGGGGGGTGTATCTTCCCAGCCGCACCAATCTCGGTGGGGCGGGCGGTTTTGCCTATGGCTTCCTCACTGCCCTAGCACTAGGTGTGGACGGTATCTGGTGTGCCGATGATGATGGCCGCCCAGAAAACACTGAGGTGCTCGCCACCTTGCTGCGCTGCGCGGAAAAGCACGGATTGGATGAGGTCTCGCCGGTGGTGTGCAATCTGGAGCAGCCGGATAAGTTGGCCTTTCCCTTGCGCCGCGGCGTGGAGTGGCGGCGCTTCCGCTCCGAGCTGGGCGAGGAAGATCTGTTGGAAGGCATCGCCTCGCTCTTTAATGGGGCGGTGATTTCTCGCGCGGCCACCGAACGCATTGGAGTGCCGGATCTGCGGCTGTTTATCCGCGGCGATGAGGTGGAATATCACCGCCGCTTGGCCCGCTCGGGCCTGCGTTTCGGCACCTGCCTGCAGGCGGCTTATCTGCACCCGGATGGCTCGGAGGAGTTCAAGCCGATTCTGGGCGGGCGGATGCACACCCAGTATCCCGATAATGAGAGCAAGCGCTTTTTCACCTACCGCAACCGCGGTTATCTGATGAATCAGCCGGGCATGCGCAAACTTCTGCCGCAGGAATATGCCCGCTTCGGCTGGTTCTTCCTGATCCAGCGGCGGGATCCCCGCGGCTTTTGGGAGTGGTTCAAGCTGCACCAGCTGGGCCGCCGCGAACGCTTCGAGCGCCCCTAG